A genome region from Flavobacterium sp. CFS9 includes the following:
- a CDS encoding DUF3667 domain-containing protein has protein sequence MNCLNCKTEVNSNFCPDCGQPKVLKRINGHYIVHEIEHVLHFERGILYTIKELVTNPGQNIRNYLSANRSRLVKPIIFIIVTSLIYSISNHLFHFQDGYMNFLDSQKTTTSTISKWVQLNLGYSNIMMGIFIALWTKLFFKKRDYNIFEILILLCFVMGIGMLIYAIFGVVYGLTHLNVMQFAGIVGLIYSTWAIGQFYDKGNASSYVKAFFAYLLGMISFSLAIILVGTLIDLVIKH, from the coding sequence ATGAACTGCCTAAACTGTAAGACCGAAGTAAATTCTAATTTTTGTCCCGACTGTGGACAGCCAAAAGTACTCAAAAGGATTAACGGACATTATATCGTTCACGAAATTGAACATGTTTTGCATTTTGAACGTGGAATATTATATACTATTAAAGAACTTGTAACAAACCCGGGACAAAATATCAGAAATTACCTTAGTGCGAATAGAAGCCGATTGGTTAAACCTATCATTTTTATTATTGTTACTTCCTTAATTTATTCTATAAGTAATCATCTTTTTCATTTTCAGGATGGTTATATGAATTTCCTTGACAGTCAGAAAACTACAACAAGTACTATCTCAAAATGGGTTCAGCTGAATTTAGGTTATTCCAATATAATGATGGGGATATTTATTGCATTGTGGACAAAATTATTTTTCAAAAAACGAGATTATAACATATTTGAAATATTAATTCTTCTCTGTTTCGTAATGGGAATAGGGATGTTAATTTATGCCATTTTTGGAGTTGTTTACGGTCTGACACATTTAAACGTAATGCAATTTGCCGGTATTGTGGGACTCATATATTCAACGTGGGCTATTGGACAGTTTTATGATAAAGGAAATGCATCTTCTTATGTTAAAGCTTTTTTCGCCTATCTTTTAGGGATGATATCATTTTCATTGGCCATTATACTTGTTGGAACATTAATTGACTTAGTAATAAAACATTAA
- the metQ gene encoding methionine ABC transporter substrate-binding lipoprotein MetQ gives MKIKFLKIVGIAALSIVVANCGKSKDNDPHHIKVGVAAGPEYVVAQAAQKVAKDKYGLEVELVSFNDYVIPNEALSQGDIDVNAFQHKPYLDEQSKQRGYKLAIIAKTFIYPIAAYSKKIKNLSELKNESTIIIPNDPTNGGRSLLLLEKNGLLKLRPNVGLLPKVTDIMENPKNLKILELEAPQLPRALDDQNVAIAIINNTFASQAGLVPARDALFVEDKDSPYVNLIVSRDDNKKEEKIKQFVAAFQSAEVEQAAVREFKGGAVKGW, from the coding sequence ATGAAAATAAAATTTTTAAAGATAGTTGGAATTGCGGCACTATCCATTGTAGTGGCAAATTGTGGAAAAAGTAAAGATAACGACCCACACCATATTAAAGTGGGAGTAGCGGCGGGTCCTGAATATGTGGTAGCTCAGGCTGCCCAAAAAGTAGCCAAAGACAAATACGGTCTTGAGGTAGAATTGGTTTCTTTTAACGATTATGTGATTCCAAACGAAGCGCTGAGTCAGGGAGATATTGATGTTAATGCTTTTCAGCACAAACCTTATTTAGACGAGCAATCAAAACAGCGGGGATACAAACTGGCGATTATTGCCAAGACCTTTATTTATCCAATTGCAGCGTATTCTAAAAAGATCAAAAACCTTTCGGAATTGAAAAACGAAAGCACAATCATTATTCCAAATGATCCTACAAATGGAGGGCGTTCTTTATTACTTTTAGAGAAAAACGGGTTGCTGAAACTTCGTCCGAATGTAGGTTTATTGCCTAAAGTGACGGATATCATGGAAAATCCTAAGAATCTTAAAATATTAGAATTAGAAGCGCCGCAATTGCCACGTGCTTTAGACGATCAGAATGTTGCAATTGCAATTATCAATAATACTTTTGCTTCGCAGGCAGGGTTGGTTCCCGCTCGTGATGCTCTTTTTGTAGAAGACAAAGATTCTCCTTACGTAAACTTAATTGTAAGCCGTGATGACAACAAAAAAGAAGAAAAAATTAAACAGTTTGTAGCGGCGTTTCAGTCTGCTGAAGTAGAACAAGCTGCCGTTCGTGAATTTAAAGGCGGAGCAGTAAAGGGCTGGTAA
- the metI gene encoding methionine ABC transporter permease MetI has protein sequence MSESIIELLLKGTWETIMMTFVSGFFGFLLGLPTGVLLFLTRKNQILEQPVLNRFLSVLVNVFRSIPFIILIVWMIPFTRALVGTSIGVSAALVPLSIGAAPFIARLVENSLLGLPSGLIEAARALGATPLQIVFKVLLPEALPSLINAASITLITLVGYSAMGGAVGAGGLGQVGYQYGYIGYDAVTMNSVLALLVVLVFGIQFAGDALSKRFDHR, from the coding sequence ATGTCTGAATCCATTATTGAATTATTATTAAAAGGCACCTGGGAAACCATAATGATGACTTTTGTCTCCGGTTTTTTTGGTTTTCTCCTTGGACTTCCAACAGGTGTTTTGCTTTTTCTGACCCGAAAAAATCAAATTTTAGAACAGCCGGTTTTGAATCGGTTTTTATCGGTTTTGGTGAATGTTTTTCGTTCGATTCCGTTTATTATCCTGATTGTATGGATGATTCCTTTTACACGTGCACTGGTAGGTACTTCCATTGGTGTAAGTGCAGCACTGGTTCCGTTGAGCATTGGAGCAGCTCCTTTTATTGCCAGATTGGTAGAAAATAGTCTTTTAGGACTTCCGTCTGGACTAATTGAGGCGGCAAGGGCATTGGGAGCAACACCTTTACAAATCGTATTCAAAGTTTTACTTCCGGAAGCTTTGCCTTCGTTAATCAATGCCGCATCGATTACTTTAATCACACTTGTGGGGTATTCTGCAATGGGTGGAGCAGTTGGAGCAGGTGGTTTAGGACAGGTTGGGTACCAGTACGGTTATATTGGCTATGATGCTGTAACGATGAATTCGGTTTTGGCTTTACTGGTTGTTCTGGTATTCGGGATTCAGTTCGCAGGTGATGCATTGTCTAAACGATTTGACCATAGATGA
- the metN gene encoding methionine ABC transporter ATP-binding protein MetN — protein sequence MIELKNVTKNFHQKDRVVSALSDVSLTVPPGKIFGVIGTSGAGKSTLIRCVNLLERPTSGEIIVDGKALMQLSNAQLAVERRQIGMIFQHFNLLSSRTVFENVAFPLELVGASKAEIKTRVLELLELVGLKEKASDYPASLSGGQKQRVAIARTLANNPKVLLCDEATSALDPATTRSILNLLKDINRRLNITVLLITHQMEVVKSICDEVAVISHGKLIEQGSVGEIFADPKHELTKEFIASSLHLDVPQVYQERLQKEDGEGLNPLLRLEMTGKSVNEPVISEVSRLFDTNFKIVSAQMDQAGEVNFGVMLIELSGKRENYDAAIRYFISKHIKTEIIGYV from the coding sequence ATGATTGAATTAAAAAATGTCACTAAGAATTTCCATCAAAAGGACCGGGTAGTTTCGGCTTTATCGGATGTTTCGCTTACAGTTCCGCCCGGGAAAATTTTTGGTGTAATAGGAACGTCGGGAGCGGGAAAAAGTACCTTAATTCGATGTGTGAATTTGTTGGAAAGACCCACTTCGGGCGAAATTATTGTTGATGGAAAAGCATTAATGCAATTGTCTAATGCCCAACTGGCGGTAGAGAGAAGACAAATTGGAATGATTTTTCAGCACTTTAATCTGCTTTCGTCACGTACAGTTTTCGAAAATGTAGCTTTTCCGCTGGAACTTGTGGGAGCTTCTAAAGCTGAAATCAAAACACGTGTTTTAGAATTATTGGAACTGGTGGGGTTAAAAGAAAAGGCAAGCGATTATCCGGCGAGTCTTTCCGGTGGGCAAAAACAGAGAGTTGCCATTGCACGAACATTGGCCAACAATCCTAAGGTACTTTTATGCGATGAGGCAACAAGTGCATTGGATCCCGCAACGACCAGATCGATTTTGAATTTATTGAAAGACATTAACCGTCGTCTGAACATTACAGTTTTACTGATTACACATCAAATGGAAGTCGTAAAATCGATTTGTGATGAAGTGGCAGTAATCAGTCACGGAAAATTAATAGAACAGGGAAGTGTCGGAGAAATTTTTGCCGATCCGAAACATGAACTTACGAAAGAATTTATCGCTTCGTCTTTGCATCTTGATGTTCCGCAAGTGTATCAGGAAAGGCTGCAAAAAGAAGATGGTGAAGGGCTGAATCCGCTCTTGCGACTTGAGATGACTGGTAAATCGGTTAACGAGCCTGTTATTTCGGAGGTTTCGCGTTTGTTTGATACCAACTTCAAGATTGTCAGCGCACAAATGGATCAGGCAGGAGAGGTTAACTTTGGCGTTATGCTGATCGAATTGTCGGGTAAACGTGAAAATTACGATGCCGCGATCCGTTATTTTATTTCAAAACATATTAAAACAGAAATCATAGGTTATGTCTGA
- a CDS encoding PQQ-dependent sugar dehydrogenase, with protein MKNLKHIMLLSGVFFVFLSCSNDKETPANPGTITNPVEGNPANTTYKPAFAGQTRTNGVQTNTAFEAKVITSALTSPWGIKSLPDGRFLVTQKAGTMRIVTTAGVVSDPITGIPAVNAGGQGGLLGLCLDPEFASNRMIYWVFSEATSGGNNTAVAKGKLAVNEKTIEGAAIIYRAKPANASTLHYGGRILFDKTGNLVVSTGERSVLETRPMAQSLTSGLGKVIRITKEGQPASGNPTFSQTGALPELYSYGHRNPQGLALHPVSGEIWLSEHGPRGGDEINRLKAGSNYGWPTITYGIEYSGEKIGAGIQQQDGMEQPVYYWDPVVSPSGMTFYSGNRIPEWENNLFIGALSGMHIVRLAINNNKVVGEERLLASENQRFRDITQGSDGALYAVTDGGRLYKIDKK; from the coding sequence ATGAAAAATCTAAAACACATTATGCTTCTTTCGGGTGTATTCTTTGTCTTTTTGAGCTGTTCAAATGACAAAGAAACTCCGGCTAATCCCGGCACGATTACAAATCCTGTAGAAGGTAATCCTGCTAATACTACTTACAAGCCAGCTTTTGCCGGACAAACACGTACTAATGGTGTACAGACCAATACTGCATTTGAAGCGAAGGTTATTACGAGTGCGCTTACAAGTCCTTGGGGAATTAAAAGCCTTCCGGATGGACGTTTTTTAGTGACACAAAAAGCAGGTACTATGCGCATTGTTACAACTGCGGGAGTGGTAAGTGATCCTATTACCGGTATCCCTGCTGTAAATGCAGGAGGACAGGGCGGTTTGTTAGGCTTATGCCTGGATCCTGAGTTTGCTTCAAACAGGATGATTTATTGGGTATTTTCAGAAGCTACAAGCGGAGGAAATAACACGGCAGTGGCTAAGGGAAAATTAGCGGTTAATGAAAAGACAATAGAAGGAGCAGCGATTATTTACAGAGCAAAGCCTGCCAATGCGAGCACACTTCATTATGGAGGGCGTATTTTGTTTGATAAGACGGGTAATCTCGTGGTGAGCACTGGAGAACGTTCGGTTTTAGAAACAAGACCTATGGCACAATCACTTACATCAGGCCTGGGTAAGGTAATACGAATTACAAAAGAAGGACAGCCGGCATCCGGAAATCCAACTTTTAGTCAGACTGGAGCATTACCTGAATTGTATTCGTACGGACACAGAAATCCTCAGGGATTGGCGCTTCATCCGGTTAGTGGTGAGATCTGGCTTTCGGAACATGGACCACGAGGAGGAGATGAAATCAATCGATTAAAGGCTGGCTCAAATTACGGATGGCCTACTATTACGTATGGAATTGAATATAGCGGAGAAAAGATAGGAGCAGGAATTCAGCAGCAGGATGGTATGGAACAGCCGGTCTATTACTGGGATCCGGTAGTGTCGCCAAGTGGTATGACATTTTATTCCGGCAATCGTATACCGGAGTGGGAAAACAATCTTTTTATTGGGGCTTTAAGCGGAATGCATATCGTACGTCTTGCTATAAATAATAATAAAGTTGTGGGTGAAGAAAGACTTTTGGCATCAGAGAATCAACGATTCAGAGATATTACTCAGGGAAGTGACGGAGCTTTATATGCGGTTACAGATGGTGGCAGATTGTATAAGATTGACAAAAAATAA
- a CDS encoding FadR/GntR family transcriptional regulator encodes MVDTTIILLHLRSSDDVIPRMKTLIQKKSLAEEVASKIQEQITLGQYKINEKLPVEAELMKSFGVGRSSIREAMKLLANSGFLRIQQGVGTFVERLTSNREPMDQRIMRANVQDLDEVRQILEMKIAEKAAINRTDEDIAAMKEHLLNRMIAAKEGNLEECVEADIQFHIAIAKASKNEILADLYKSASVHLKKGFLHLYGDTKIFQETSAVHQQLLENIIAQDPKMAWNTVAKIIGHINY; translated from the coding sequence ATGGTTGATACTACAATTATTCTTTTACATTTGCGATCATCAGATGATGTGATACCACGCATGAAAACACTAATCCAAAAAAAATCACTTGCAGAAGAAGTTGCCTCCAAAATACAGGAGCAAATCACTTTGGGTCAATATAAAATTAATGAGAAATTACCCGTTGAAGCTGAATTGATGAAAAGTTTTGGTGTGGGTCGTTCGTCTATCCGTGAGGCGATGAAATTACTTGCCAACTCAGGTTTTTTACGTATCCAGCAAGGTGTAGGAACTTTTGTAGAGCGATTAACCAGTAATCGCGAACCAATGGATCAGCGCATCATGCGCGCCAATGTTCAGGATCTGGACGAAGTACGACAAATCCTCGAAATGAAAATTGCCGAAAAAGCTGCAATCAACAGAACTGATGAAGATATCGCAGCAATGAAAGAGCATTTACTCAACAGAATGATCGCTGCCAAAGAAGGAAATCTGGAAGAATGTGTAGAAGCTGACATACAATTTCATATTGCTATTGCAAAAGCATCAAAAAATGAAATTCTGGCTGATCTTTATAAATCTGCTTCCGTACATCTAAAAAAAGGATTCCTGCATCTTTATGGTGATACCAAAATATTTCAGGAAACATCAGCCGTTCACCAACAACTTTTAGAAAATATTATTGCACAGGATCCTAAAATGGCCTGGAATACTGTCGCAAAAATTATAGGACATATCAATTACTAA
- a CDS encoding MFS transporter: MKTETTFTNTLTESKQLAQQTVFSILFTISFTHFINDMLQAVIPAVYPILKTKFSLSFTEVGLITLTYQLTASILQPFIGFYTDKKPRPYSLAIGMGFTLVGLAAVAVASSFLNILLAVSLIGIGSSIFHPESSRVAHLASGGKRGLAQSIFQLGGNAGSAIGPLLAAIIVVPYGQFNIIWFCLAAIVGIVILSGIAKWYQEHLNLKAKNKSAVSEENHHSLSKRKVIVSLGILLVLIFSKYFYMASMTSYYTFYLIDKFHLSVQESQIYLFAFLGAVAAGTLFGGALGDRFGRKYIIWISILGVAPFTLLLPYVSLFWTGILSVIIGLIISSAFSAILVYATELVPGKVGLIAGLFFGLAFGMGGLGSAVLGKLADTTSIEYVFKICAFLPLIGVLTSFLPNIEGRKGKQ, from the coding sequence ATGAAAACAGAAACAACTTTTACCAATACCCTCACGGAGTCTAAGCAATTAGCTCAGCAAACCGTTTTCTCCATTTTGTTCACGATCAGTTTTACACATTTCATTAATGATATGTTACAAGCTGTTATTCCGGCCGTTTACCCCATTTTAAAAACTAAATTCAGCCTAAGCTTTACTGAAGTCGGACTTATCACCCTGACCTATCAGCTGACTGCTTCAATTCTACAGCCTTTCATTGGTTTTTATACTGATAAAAAACCGCGTCCATATTCACTGGCCATAGGTATGGGTTTTACTCTCGTAGGGTTGGCAGCCGTAGCTGTGGCTTCAAGTTTTCTTAATATTTTACTGGCTGTAAGTTTAATTGGCATTGGTTCATCTATATTTCATCCCGAATCCTCAAGGGTTGCCCATCTGGCTTCAGGAGGAAAAAGAGGTCTTGCCCAATCTATTTTTCAACTGGGAGGAAATGCCGGAAGCGCTATCGGACCATTATTAGCAGCGATAATTGTTGTTCCTTACGGACAGTTCAATATTATCTGGTTCTGCTTAGCTGCCATTGTTGGCATTGTAATACTTTCAGGTATTGCCAAATGGTATCAGGAACATTTGAATCTAAAAGCAAAAAACAAATCAGCTGTTTCTGAAGAAAACCACCACTCTCTTTCTAAGCGAAAAGTAATAGTTTCACTGGGAATTTTACTGGTTCTGATCTTTTCAAAATACTTCTACATGGCCAGCATGACCAGTTATTATACTTTTTACTTAATTGATAAGTTCCATTTATCGGTTCAGGAATCACAGATTTATCTTTTTGCTTTTCTTGGCGCGGTGGCTGCCGGAACATTGTTTGGCGGCGCATTGGGCGATCGTTTTGGACGAAAGTATATCATCTGGATTTCTATTTTAGGTGTTGCTCCGTTTACATTACTATTGCCTTACGTTTCGCTTTTCTGGACCGGAATTTTATCGGTAATTATTGGATTAATCATCTCATCTGCCTTCTCAGCAATTTTGGTTTACGCCACAGAACTGGTTCCCGGAAAAGTAGGTTTAATTGCCGGTCTTTTCTTTGGTTTGGCTTTTGGTATGGGAGGATTAGGTTCTGCTGTACTGGGAAAACTAGCCGACACTACCAGCATCGAATATGTCTTTAAAATTTGCGCTTTCTTACCTTTAATTGGTGTTCTGACCAGTTTCCTGCCAAACATCGAAGGAAGAAAAGGAAAACAATAG
- a CDS encoding ankyrin repeat domain-containing protein, with the protein MKKNFFLSFALAASFFVSAQQKNILLEQSFWKTAPDVNAVKAEIAKGNSPTVPNANAFDAVVVAINNDAPIASIKFLLDQPGNAITKLTHDNRIYLHWAAYRGNLELVNHLIAKGSDINLEDSHGTTPIAFAAVNGQTNTALYDAFFKAGIDPKKKYSDGANLLLMAVASDKDLVLTDYLVSKGLSLKDVDANGSTAFDYAARTGNIALLKKLLDRKVKPTDNAILIAAQGSRRESNTIEAYKYLVEEVKLKATATSKSGENVLHLLANKPNQGEIIAYFLAKGVDANKIDKDGNTPLMIAAGARETAALEKLLPATKNINLQNTKGESALTFAVRSGAPEAVATLLSKGADVNVKDKDGNNLGVYLVQSYRPMGRETNAAQDPFEAKIKLLQEKGLNLAAAQKDGSSLYHSAIAKNDLTLVKKLAPLNIDVNAKNKDGLTALHKAAMVAKDDSILKYLLSIGAKKDITTEFDESAYALAKENESLTKNNVSIDFLK; encoded by the coding sequence ATGAAAAAGAATTTCTTTCTCTCTTTTGCATTAGCCGCTTCTTTTTTTGTTAGTGCTCAGCAAAAAAACATATTATTAGAACAATCTTTTTGGAAAACAGCACCGGATGTAAATGCGGTTAAAGCTGAAATTGCAAAAGGAAATAGTCCAACAGTACCCAATGCTAACGCTTTTGATGCTGTTGTTGTGGCGATCAACAATGATGCTCCTATTGCTTCTATAAAATTCTTATTGGATCAGCCCGGCAATGCCATTACTAAATTAACTCACGACAATCGTATTTATCTGCATTGGGCCGCTTACAGAGGAAATCTTGAACTGGTAAATCACCTTATTGCTAAAGGCTCTGACATTAATCTGGAAGACAGCCACGGTACTACTCCAATCGCGTTCGCAGCTGTAAACGGTCAAACCAATACCGCTTTGTACGATGCTTTTTTCAAAGCAGGAATTGATCCTAAGAAAAAATATTCAGATGGTGCAAATCTATTATTAATGGCTGTTGCATCTGATAAAGACCTTGTTTTAACGGATTATTTAGTATCAAAAGGATTGTCTTTAAAAGATGTTGATGCTAACGGAAGTACTGCTTTTGATTATGCAGCAAGAACAGGAAATATTGCTCTTTTGAAAAAACTTTTAGACCGAAAAGTGAAACCTACTGACAACGCTATATTAATTGCTGCTCAGGGATCACGCAGAGAATCAAATACAATAGAAGCTTACAAATATTTAGTGGAAGAAGTAAAACTAAAAGCTACTGCGACTAGTAAGTCCGGAGAAAATGTGCTTCATTTATTGGCAAACAAACCAAACCAAGGGGAGATAATTGCTTACTTTTTAGCTAAAGGTGTTGATGCGAACAAAATCGACAAAGATGGAAATACACCACTAATGATCGCTGCCGGAGCAAGAGAAACTGCTGCGTTAGAAAAATTATTACCAGCAACAAAAAACATCAATCTTCAGAATACTAAAGGAGAATCGGCATTGACTTTCGCTGTAAGATCAGGAGCACCGGAAGCGGTTGCCACTTTATTGAGCAAAGGTGCTGATGTAAATGTAAAAGACAAAGACGGAAACAATCTAGGTGTTTATTTAGTACAATCTTACCGTCCGATGGGGCGTGAAACCAATGCTGCACAAGATCCATTCGAAGCAAAAATAAAATTACTGCAAGAGAAAGGATTAAACTTAGCTGCTGCTCAAAAAGACGGAAGTTCACTTTACCATTCTGCTATTGCTAAAAATGACCTGACTCTGGTAAAAAAATTAGCGCCTTTAAACATTGACGTTAATGCTAAAAATAAGGATGGTTTAACAGCTTTACACAAAGCGGCTATGGTTGCCAAAGACGACTCTATCTTAAAATATCTTTTATCCATTGGTGCTAAAAAAGACATTACCACCGAATTTGACGAAAGTGCTTATGCTTTAGCAAAAGAAAACGAATCGTTAACCAAAAACAATGTTTCTATTGACTTTTTAAAGTAA
- a CDS encoding DUF2271 domain-containing protein: MKSIFKIALTAALICLISFQSTAQSKYKCMLQMANYMGEGAYIVVSLINPKGEYEKTLYVMGDDKKWYTSLKEWNKFQTSKPADISAKTGASVTGGDRSITTIEIDDSKINKGYKLRFESAVEDQKYYVNDLEIPLTTAGLADKTEGKGYIRYVRLNKI; the protein is encoded by the coding sequence ATGAAATCAATATTTAAAATAGCCCTTACAGCAGCATTAATCTGCTTAATCTCTTTTCAGTCTACAGCACAAAGCAAATACAAATGTATGCTTCAAATGGCCAATTATATGGGAGAAGGCGCTTACATTGTTGTTTCACTTATCAATCCAAAAGGAGAATACGAAAAAACACTTTATGTAATGGGTGACGATAAAAAATGGTATACTTCATTGAAAGAGTGGAATAAATTTCAAACTTCAAAACCTGCTGATATCAGTGCAAAAACAGGAGCTTCTGTTACAGGTGGAGATCGAAGCATTACCACTATCGAAATAGACGATTCTAAAATAAACAAAGGATATAAACTAAGATTTGAATCAGCAGTAGAAGATCAGAAATATTATGTGAACGACTTAGAAATTCCACTTACTACTGCAGGGTTGGCTGATAAAACAGAAGGAAAAGGTTATATCAGATATGTGAGATTAAACAAAATTTAA
- a CDS encoding PepSY domain-containing protein, producing MTLSFWRYAHLALALFSSLFLILASATGTILAVDAMQEKTLPYRAENFDKITLEEALIVLKKNYSEITTISVDHNQFVTLQAIDEEGNDVNTYIDPKTGKKLGTPLKKSEFIQWVAGFHRSLFLHETGRFFVGVISFILVLIAISGFALVLNRQRGIRNFFSKVVKEYFAQYYHVVLGRLALIPILIIALTGTYLSLEKFNFFMDKKDQEKVKMVKAAISKEEKETSVFKHILLSEVKQIEFPFTDDPEEYYIIELKDREIEVNQVTGAIVGKKLSPMTAQFSELSLDLHTGRANAIWAFVLAIASINILFFIYSGFAITLKRRSSRIKNKFKANESEFILLVGSENGSSLRFANAVLKQLIDQGKKAFVTELNSYTAFPKAEHLIIFSSTHGLGDAPSNGNKFISLLKKHLQQQKITYSVVGFGSKAYPDFCGFAFEIDKQLENQNWAERLLEVQTVNDKSAVEFVSWIRLWSAKMGIPLSTTPSLYNHVPKGLQKLMVLDKTLVSETEQTFLITLRANMRAKFTSGDLLAIYPANDSRERLYSIGSHSGNIQLVVKLHPHGLGSGFLNTLATGNTIKARIINNKAFHFPKKVPQVAFISNGTGIAPFLGMIEQNKAKTEAHLYSGFRMETETVSGYKKFANEMIQKQKLYSFHLALSRENEHFYVMDLIKRDADFFINLLQKGGVIMICGSLAMQQDVEAILDQLCLERNVKNLSEYKKNGQLLSDCY from the coding sequence ATGACTCTTTCTTTTTGGCGTTACGCGCACCTGGCTCTTGCTTTATTCTCATCTTTATTTTTAATCCTCGCTTCGGCAACAGGTACCATACTGGCTGTTGATGCGATGCAGGAAAAAACACTTCCGTACCGGGCTGAGAATTTTGATAAGATAACGCTTGAAGAAGCCCTTATCGTACTCAAAAAGAACTATTCTGAAATCACTACCATAAGTGTCGATCACAATCAATTTGTAACGCTACAGGCTATCGATGAAGAGGGCAATGATGTTAACACTTATATTGATCCTAAAACCGGAAAAAAATTAGGAACACCCCTGAAAAAAAGTGAATTTATTCAATGGGTTGCCGGATTCCATCGTTCTTTGTTTCTTCATGAAACGGGACGATTTTTTGTTGGTGTAATTTCCTTTATACTTGTTTTAATTGCCATTTCGGGTTTTGCATTGGTTTTAAACAGGCAAAGAGGCATTCGTAATTTTTTCTCAAAAGTAGTCAAAGAATATTTTGCACAATACTACCATGTTGTTTTGGGAAGACTTGCACTAATTCCGATTTTAATTATTGCACTTACGGGAACGTATTTATCTCTGGAAAAATTCAATTTCTTCATGGATAAAAAAGATCAGGAAAAAGTCAAAATGGTCAAAGCTGCTATTTCCAAAGAAGAAAAAGAAACTTCGGTATTCAAACACATTCTTCTGTCGGAAGTCAAACAAATCGAATTTCCTTTTACAGATGATCCGGAAGAGTATTACATCATCGAATTAAAAGACCGTGAAATTGAAGTCAATCAGGTAACCGGTGCTATTGTTGGAAAAAAGCTTTCTCCGATGACTGCTCAGTTTTCAGAATTAAGCCTTGATCTTCACACCGGAAGAGCTAACGCAATCTGGGCTTTTGTACTTGCGATTGCCAGCATTAATATTCTCTTTTTTATCTATTCGGGTTTTGCAATTACTTTAAAAAGAAGATCCAGCCGAATCAAAAATAAATTCAAAGCCAATGAAAGTGAATTTATATTACTGGTCGGTTCAGAAAATGGAAGTTCTTTACGATTTGCCAATGCCGTTCTCAAACAATTAATCGATCAGGGTAAAAAAGCATTCGTTACCGAATTGAATAGCTACACCGCTTTTCCAAAAGCAGAACATCTGATTATCTTCTCCTCTACACACGGACTAGGAGATGCTCCTTCTAACGGAAATAAATTTATATCCCTTTTAAAGAAACACCTGCAACAGCAAAAAATTACTTATTCTGTAGTAGGATTCGGTTCGAAAGCCTATCCTGATTTTTGCGGTTTTGCTTTCGAAATTGACAAACAGTTAGAAAATCAAAATTGGGCGGAACGTTTATTGGAAGTTCAGACGGTAAACGATAAATCGGCAGTTGAATTTGTCAGCTGGATCAGATTGTGGAGTGCCAAGATGGGAATTCCATTGTCGACAACCCCTTCACTTTACAATCACGTTCCGAAAGGATTGCAAAAATTAATGGTTCTGGACAAAACGCTTGTTTCCGAAACCGAGCAGACTTTCCTGATTACCTTGCGCGCCAACATGAGGGCTAAATTTACTTCCGGAGATTTACTGGCTATTTATCCGGCTAACGACAGCAGGGAACGACTCTACTCGATAGGAAGCCATTCCGGAAACATACAATTAGTTGTAAAATTACATCCTCACGGATTAGGCTCCGGATTTTTAAACACTCTGGCTACCGGAAACACAATCAAAGCCAGGATCATCAACAATAAAGCCTTTCATTTCCCGAAGAAAGTCCCACAGGTTGCCTTTATTTCAAACGGAACGGGTATCGCTCCTTTCCTTGGAATGATTGAGCAAAACAAAGCCAAAACAGAGGCACACTTGTATTCAGGATTCCGTATGGAAACAGAAACGGTTTCAGGTTATAAAAAGTTTGCCAATGAAATGATTCAGAAGCAAAAATTATATAGTTTTCACCTGGCTCTGTCCCGCGAAAATGAACATTTTTATGTAATGGATCTCATCAAACGTGATGCTGATTTCTTTATCAATTTATTGCAAAAAGGCGGAGTTATTATGATTTGCGGTTCACTTGCCATGCAGCAGGATGTAGAAGCAATTCTCGACCAATTGTGTCTGGAAAGAAATGTGAAAAATCTTTCTGAATATAAGAAAAACGGTCAGCTTTTAAGCGATTGTTACTAA